The following are encoded in a window of Impatiens glandulifera chromosome 5, dImpGla2.1, whole genome shotgun sequence genomic DNA:
- the LOC124940471 gene encoding chromatin remodeling protein EBS-like, with protein sequence MAKTSAVKRNLDSYTIRGTNKVVKSGDNVLLRSPESNTTPYVAQINKIQIDNINNVTVQIRWYYRPEDSNGGRKLFHGEKELFLSDHYEFQSAYTIQGKCMVHSFKNYTKLERVGAKDYYCRFEYKAAIGLFLPIRVRVYCKCQIPENPDHFMVQCEECKNW encoded by the exons ATGGCCAAAACCAGTGCAGTCAAACGCAACCTAGACTCCTACACTATCAGAGGCACCAACAAAGTCGTCAAAT CTGGAGACAATGTGCTGTTGCGATCACCGGAGAGCAATACTACTCCTTATGTGGCTCAGATTAACAAGATCCAGATagacaatataaataatgtgaCAGTTCAGATAAGATGGTATTACAGGCCGGAGGATTCCAACGGAGGTCGTAAACTATTCCATGGTGAGAAAGAACTGTTCTTGTCTGACCACTATGAGTTTCAGAGTGCTTACACGATTCAAGGTAAGTGTATGGTTCATTCTTTCAAGAATTACACCAAGCTAGAGAGGGTTGGAGCTAAGGATTACTATTGCCGATTTGAATACAAAGCTGCAATCGGTCTTTTTTTACCTATTCGCGTTAGAGT GTATTGTAAATGCCAAATACCTGAGAACCCAGACCATTTTATGGTGCAGTGTGAAGAATGCAAAAACTGGTAA